Proteins encoded in a region of the Helicobacter colisuis genome:
- the napG gene encoding ferredoxin-type protein NapG, translated as MENKNPRRIFFIQAAQAVAMTMVGGLVWSAFLKESKANPLILRPPGALEEKEFLKHCVKCGLCVEACPFDTLKLASAGSGKPIGTPYFIPREIPCEMCPDIPCVAICPTKALEPKLVQSDGIWEINKAKMGVAIVDKEHCVAYWGIQCDACYRACPLIGEAIKLELKRNERTGKHSYLLPVVESEVCTGCGKCEKACVTQDAAIIVMPREIALGAVGTNYIKGWERQDEKRLENATLHHLKKDKENLQEVQDYLNSGEL; from the coding sequence ATGGAGAACAAAAATCCAAGAAGAATTTTCTTTATTCAAGCAGCACAAGCAGTCGCAATGACAATGGTGGGTGGATTAGTTTGGAGTGCTTTTTTAAAGGAAAGCAAAGCTAATCCTCTTATTTTACGACCACCGGGTGCTTTAGAAGAAAAAGAATTTTTAAAGCATTGTGTTAAATGTGGGCTTTGTGTTGAAGCTTGTCCTTTTGATACCCTAAAGCTTGCAAGCGCAGGAAGTGGGAAGCCCATTGGAACGCCTTATTTCATTCCACGAGAGATTCCTTGTGAGATGTGTCCTGATATTCCTTGTGTAGCTATTTGTCCTACAAAAGCCTTGGAGCCGAAGTTGGTGCAGAGTGATGGAATATGGGAGATTAATAAAGCAAAAATGGGTGTGGCTATTGTGGATAAAGAGCATTGTGTGGCTTATTGGGGGATTCAATGTGATGCGTGTTACCGCGCTTGTCCTTTGATAGGCGAGGCGATTAAATTAGAGCTAAAACGAAATGAGCGAACTGGAAAGCATTCTTACTTGCTGCCTGTTGTTGAAAGTGAGGTTTGCACTGGTTGTGGTAAATGTGAAAAAGCCTGTGTAACACAAGATGCAGCCATTATTGTAATGCCTAGGGAAATTGCTTTGGGAGCAGTAGGCACAAATTACATTAAAGGCTGGGAAAGGCAAGATGAAAAGAGATTGGAAAATGCGACATTGCACCATTTAAAAAAAGATAAAGAGAATTTGCAAGAAGTGCAAGATTACCTTAATAGTGGGGAGCTATGA
- the napH gene encoding quinol dehydrogenase ferredoxin subunit NapH, which produces MMKKYRFLVLRRIAQIGLLCLYVLGNYAGIKILQGNLSGSLLFEMIPLSDPFAILQLLFSGAIVGINALVGGLIILVFYGLIVGRAFCSYICPMNLVTDLANYLRRVLNISYAPLYLSRRIRYVVLFLTLILSSLFGMAAFEAISPIGMIHRGIVFGMGFGAFAVLLVFLLDLFVVSHGFCGHLCPLGAFYSLVSKFAFLKVKYDLDSCTHCMECKKICPEKQVLGLIGKESGKVIGGECTRCGRCIEVCGDNALRFNLLDFAKKEIR; this is translated from the coding sequence ATGATGAAAAAGTATCGTTTTTTGGTCTTAAGACGCATTGCTCAAATTGGCTTATTGTGTTTATATGTTTTGGGTAATTATGCAGGGATTAAGATTTTGCAGGGCAATCTTAGTGGCTCTTTGCTTTTTGAGATGATTCCATTGAGTGATCCTTTTGCTATTTTGCAACTTTTATTTAGTGGAGCGATAGTTGGAATCAATGCTTTAGTGGGTGGATTAATTATTCTTGTCTTTTATGGTTTGATTGTTGGGAGAGCTTTTTGTTCTTATATTTGCCCTATGAATCTAGTTACGGATTTGGCAAATTATTTGCGCAGAGTTTTAAATATCAGCTATGCACCGCTTTATTTAAGCAGAAGAATACGCTATGTTGTTTTGTTTTTGACTTTGATTCTCTCAAGCTTATTTGGAATGGCAGCTTTTGAAGCTATTAGTCCTATTGGAATGATTCATCGTGGAATTGTTTTTGGTATGGGCTTTGGAGCTTTTGCAGTGCTTTTAGTGTTTTTGTTGGATTTATTTGTTGTATCTCATGGATTTTGTGGTCATTTGTGTCCGCTTGGAGCTTTTTACTCGCTAGTAAGTAAATTTGCTTTTTTGAAGGTGAAATATGATTTGGATTCTTGCACACATTGTATGGAATGCAAAAAGATTTGTCCAGAAAAGCAAGTGCTTGGATTGATTGGAAAAGAGAGTGGAAAGGTTATAGGTGGAGAATGCACTCGATGTGGAAGGTGTATTGAAGTTTGTGGGGATAATGCCCTTAGATTTAATCTTTTAGATTTTGCAAAAAAGGAAATAAGATGA
- a CDS encoding nitrate reductase cytochrome c-type subunit, whose product MNFKTIMIVGVSALSLAFIGCKSMQGYSAEEIGLRKTTLFNEEAQIQAYDYEGKVAGESELIERAFENAPPMISHNLDGMLPITKDNNSCTGCHLPEIAEAVGATAMPKSHFYDLRNNKDLHGEMDENRFNCVICHTTQVNAAPLVENNFKADFRQENSNTKSNLLDVLNEGVK is encoded by the coding sequence ATGAATTTTAAAACAATAATGATTGTGGGAGTAAGCGCACTCTCCTTAGCTTTTATTGGTTGCAAAAGTATGCAGGGTTATTCTGCTGAAGAAATAGGTTTGAGAAAAACGACACTTTTTAATGAGGAAGCACAAATTCAAGCTTATGATTATGAAGGTAAGGTAGCAGGTGAATCAGAACTAATTGAGCGTGCTTTTGAAAATGCCCCTCCTATGATTTCACACAATCTTGATGGAATGTTGCCTATTACAAAAGACAATAATTCTTGCACGGGTTGCCATTTGCCCGAGATTGCAGAAGCAGTAGGAGCAACAGCTATGCCTAAATCTCATTTCTATGATTTAAGAAATAATAAAGACTTGCATGGGGAAATGGATGAGAATCGCTTTAATTGTGTGATTTGCCACACAACACAAGTAAATGCAGCACCTTTAGTTGAAAATAACTTTAAGGCTGATTTTCGTCAAGAAAATAGTAATACAAAATCTAATTTGCTTGATGTTTTAAATGAAGGTGTGAAGTGA
- a CDS encoding 4Fe-4S binding protein, whose product MRENRRDFFSFLLKGGKKKESDFWLPLPPYNQDKSLFEKMCKDCKKPCVEACETICQKGIIKVCDEIPYVDFSLEGCKLCGECAKACPNEVLKEESESHWNFEVCIDELQCLGYHKTMCYTCKEVCQSVLGSQKAIDFIGMFYPVINKNCIGCGFCLGVCPTKAITLKERKC is encoded by the coding sequence GTGAGAGAAAATCGTAGAGATTTTTTTAGCTTTTTATTAAAAGGTGGGAAGAAAAAGGAAAGTGATTTTTGGCTTCCACTCCCCCCTTATAATCAAGATAAATCTCTTTTTGAGAAAATGTGCAAAGATTGTAAAAAGCCTTGTGTAGAAGCGTGTGAAACAATTTGTCAAAAAGGGATTATAAAGGTGTGTGATGAAATTCCTTATGTGGATTTTAGCTTGGAGGGGTGCAAGCTTTGTGGTGAGTGCGCAAAGGCTTGTCCTAATGAAGTTTTAAAAGAAGAGAGTGAGAGTCATTGGAATTTTGAAGTATGTATTGATGAACTTCAATGTTTAGGTTATCATAAAACGATGTGTTATACTTGCAAAGAAGTTTGTCAAAGTGTGCTTGGGAGCCAAAAAGCCATTGATTTTATAGGAATGTTTTATCCTGTAATTAATAAAAATTGCATTGGTTGTGGGTTTTGTCTTGGTGTATGTCCAACTAAAGCTATTACTCTAAAGGAAAGAAAATGCTAA
- a CDS encoding nitrate reductase gives MLKIIFLFLWFLGSAFAVNPFYQLSLKNNIIDMNYIDNRLFVATDFGEVVEINFDSKFQNISQKTLIELPHISNFFGDSYPPKVFSVDFFDQRFLIDSEGSDGKKNLFIFEEKLEKLPLVLNVKKAAFVDKDRIFLGLMSNEIVLYDLKDKKVIYQKQLSEATFSDFILSKDRTKFLVSCESGILYYGEVLSGEVLEELSGINKDNVYEAKMASTSNGLVVITAGQDRKAGVYLKNSQSYAKEAEFLVYSVGLSASGEFGAYMKNEMSDIVVFKISSKEEVAILQGHNSLLNSIIFVDDKRIISAEDEKNILFWKLP, from the coding sequence ATGCTAAAAATAATTTTTTTATTCTTGTGGTTTTTGGGGAGTGCTTTTGCGGTAAATCCCTTTTATCAATTAAGTTTAAAAAACAATATTATTGATATGAATTATATAGATAATAGACTTTTTGTGGCAACAGATTTTGGTGAAGTGGTGGAGATTAACTTTGATTCTAAGTTCCAAAATATTTCCCAAAAAACTCTTATAGAGCTACCCCATATTAGTAATTTTTTTGGCGATTCTTATCCACCTAAGGTGTTTTCTGTGGATTTTTTTGATCAGCGATTCTTGATTGATAGCGAGGGGAGTGATGGAAAAAAGAATCTTTTTATTTTTGAAGAAAAACTGGAAAAACTACCTTTAGTCTTAAATGTCAAAAAAGCAGCTTTTGTAGATAAAGATAGGATTTTTTTAGGATTAATGAGTAATGAGATTGTATTGTATGACTTAAAAGATAAAAAAGTGATTTATCAAAAACAGCTTTCAGAAGCGACTTTTTCGGATTTTATTTTAAGTAAAGACAGGACAAAGTTTCTTGTTTCTTGTGAATCTGGAATCTTGTATTATGGGGAAGTTTTAAGCGGAGAAGTTTTGGAAGAATTAAGCGGAATAAATAAAGATAATGTTTATGAAGCCAAGATGGCTTCTACTTCAAATGGACTAGTTGTGATTACAGCAGGACAAGACAGAAAAGCAGGGGTGTATTTAAAGAATTCGCAAAGCTATGCTAAGGAAGCGGAGTTTTTGGTGTATAGTGTAGGGCTAAGTGCGAGTGGAGAGTTTGGGGCTTATATGAAAAATGAGATGAGCGATATTGTTGTTTTTAAGATTTCAAGCAAAGAAGAGGTCGCTATTTTGCAGGGGCATAATAGCTTATTAAATAGTATTATTTTTGTGGATGACAAAAGAATTATAAGTGCTGAAGATGAAAAGAATATTTTGTTTTGGAAATTGCCTTAA
- a CDS encoding chaperone NapD, which translates to MQNEKIEDFNVSSLVVMCKGGDIQRLWGEIEEIPQTQCHYKDESGKIVVTIESSSVDEEIRTLKKIEGLKGVISTQMIYAYHNFELEVLQENIQRQEVVPEILKNDKLKAEEIGYSGDVQDKIDSILNPKNK; encoded by the coding sequence ATGCAAAATGAGAAAATAGAAGATTTTAATGTTTCAAGTTTGGTGGTGATGTGTAAGGGGGGAGATATTCAAAGGCTTTGGGGGGAGATTGAAGAGATTCCACAGACACAATGTCATTACAAAGATGAGAGTGGTAAGATTGTCGTTACTATTGAATCAAGTAGTGTTGATGAAGAAATACGAACATTAAAAAAGATTGAAGGCTTAAAAGGTGTAATATCTACACAAATGATTTATGCTTATCATAATTTTGAATTAGAAGTTTTGCAAGAGAATATTCAAAGGCAAGAAGTGGTGCCTGAAATCCTTAAAAATGATAAGCTAAAAGCTGAAGAAATAGGATATAGCGGGGATGTTCAAGATAAGATTGATAGCATTTTAAATCCAAAAAATAAATAA
- a CDS encoding NAD(P)H-quinone oxidoreductase subunit 3 has product MFHLDVAHPYFGVFVIFIFTFALFLTMTFLSRFIGRKMASKNTQKLKLAPYECGLAPTKQPNRISSQFYLMALLFILFDIEIIFMFPWAVDFKILGIFGFVEMILFLLLLVVGFVYAWRKGALQWQSMK; this is encoded by the coding sequence ATGTTTCATTTGGATGTAGCGCACCCATATTTTGGTGTTTTTGTAATTTTTATTTTTACTTTTGCTCTTTTTTTGACTATGACATTTCTTTCTCGTTTTATAGGAAGAAAAATGGCAAGCAAAAATACACAAAAACTGAAATTAGCCCCTTATGAATGTGGATTGGCTCCTACTAAGCAGCCTAACCGAATCTCATCGCAATTTTATTTAATGGCGTTATTGTTTATTTTGTTTGATATTGAGATTATTTTTATGTTTCCTTGGGCAGTAGATTTTAAAATTTTGGGTATTTTTGGTTTTGTTGAGATGATTTTGTTTCTTTTGTTATTAGTTGTAGGATTTGTTTATGCATGGAGAAAAGGAGCATTGCAATGGCAGAGCATGAAGTAG
- a CDS encoding NuoB/complex I 20 kDa subunit family protein: MAEHEVDYLRHKGLPIALSSVDKLVNWGRSNSLWAMTYGLACCAIEMMATGASRYDFDRFGTIFRASPRQSDVMIIAGTVTKKHAQFVRRLYDQMPEPKWVISMGSCANTGGMFNTYATVQGVDRIIPVDIYLPGCSPRPETLQYALMVLQQKIRKQKANHKKMPKRLI; the protein is encoded by the coding sequence ATGGCAGAGCATGAAGTAGATTATTTAAGACATAAGGGGCTTCCTATTGCGCTAAGCAGTGTGGATAAGTTAGTTAATTGGGGTAGAAGTAATTCGTTGTGGGCTATGACTTATGGGCTTGCGTGTTGTGCTATTGAGATGATGGCAACGGGGGCTAGTCGGTATGATTTTGATAGATTTGGGACGATTTTTAGAGCTTCTCCAAGACAAAGCGATGTGATGATTATTGCAGGAACGGTCACCAAAAAACACGCACAATTTGTAAGGCGACTTTATGATCAAATGCCTGAACCTAAGTGGGTAATTTCTATGGGAAGTTGCGCTAATACGGGTGGAATGTTTAACACTTATGCCACTGTGCAAGGGGTAGATAGAATCATTCCTGTGGATATTTATTTGCCTGGTTGCTCACCGCGACCTGAAACACTGCAATATGCCCTTATGGTATTGCAACAAAAAATCCGCAAACAAAAAGCCAATCATAAAAAAATGCCAAAGCGGCTAATTTAG
- a CDS encoding NADH-quinone oxidoreductase subunit C — MREYKPKTNAQKQVYYKDRFYISPQIPKENITDESVLKELKALEEVCRVAEAYVMRGTPIIWVEAEMIYECLEKLKALGYEVLSEMSAMDYLEQKGGFEIFYQLLNIREKRRLRVKIFLKKGEKIQSVSGLFKSANWSEREMYDMFGILPQNHPYPKRILMPDDWVGHPLLKSYPLQGDENAQWYEVDTIFGEEYREVIGREQRDSARIDRYDTTRFSRLGYEVGYGEEIDRNKEREKPICYQEEDGVLFVSKLDPKNSKQLEKRK, encoded by the coding sequence ATGAGAGAATATAAGCCAAAAACTAATGCGCAAAAACAGGTTTATTACAAAGATCGTTTTTATATTTCACCGCAGATTCCTAAAGAAAATATCACTGATGAATCGGTGCTAAAAGAGCTAAAAGCTCTGGAGGAAGTTTGCAGGGTTGCTGAAGCTTATGTAATGCGTGGAACTCCAATTATTTGGGTGGAAGCGGAGATGATTTATGAATGTTTGGAAAAATTAAAAGCTTTGGGTTATGAAGTTTTAAGTGAAATGAGTGCTATGGATTATTTGGAGCAAAAGGGAGGATTTGAGATTTTTTATCAATTGCTTAATATAAGAGAAAAGAGGCGATTGCGCGTGAAAATATTCTTAAAAAAAGGCGAAAAAATCCAATCTGTTAGTGGGCTTTTTAAAAGTGCTAATTGGAGCGAGAGAGAAATGTATGATATGTTTGGAATCTTACCCCAAAATCATCCTTATCCAAAACGAATTTTAATGCCAGATGATTGGGTGGGTCATCCGCTTTTAAAAAGTTATCCTTTACAAGGTGATGAAAACGCCCAATGGTATGAAGTGGATACGATTTTTGGTGAAGAATATCGTGAGGTTATTGGCAGGGAACAAAGAGATTCAGCTAGAATTGATCGCTACGATACGACAAGATTCTCACGACTTGGTTATGAAGTTGGCTATGGGGAAGAGATTGATAGAAATAAAGAGAGAGAAAAGCCTATTTGCTACCAAGAAGAAGATGGAGTGCTTTTTGTATCCAAACTCGATCCTAAAAATTCCAAACAATTAGAAAAAAGGAAATAA
- the nuoD gene encoding NADH dehydrogenase (quinone) subunit D, which produces MQQPNKLMPFYENVAFDRISDNAMVLNFGPQHPSSHGQLRLILELEGEKVIKATPEVGYLHRGMEKMAENMIYNEFLPTTDRMDYIAASSNNYAFALSVEKLLGVSVPRRAQVIRTMLLELNRIISHLFWLATHALDVGAMSIFLYCFREREFGIDLIEDYCGARLTHSSIRIGGVPLDLPLDWCDKLKVYLDSLPKQIALYEGILSENRIWRMRLENVGVVSPEMAKSWGLSGVMLRGSGIEWDIRKEEPYELYNELEFDIPVSYSNDSYGRYLLYMEEMRQSIRILYQLIEKYKETDSLLMCEDARYFSAPKEQIMTQNYSLMQHFVLVTQGMRPPVGEVYVPTESPKGELGFFIRSEGEPYPYRVKMRTPSFFHTGVLQDLLPGHYLADVVTIIGNTNIVFGEIDR; this is translated from the coding sequence ATGCAACAACCAAATAAGCTAATGCCTTTTTATGAAAATGTTGCTTTTGATAGAATTAGCGATAATGCGATGGTGTTAAATTTTGGTCCTCAGCATCCAAGTTCGCACGGACAATTGCGGTTAATTTTGGAATTAGAGGGTGAGAAAGTTATTAAAGCAACTCCAGAAGTTGGTTATTTACATCGCGGAATGGAAAAAATGGCAGAAAATATGATTTATAATGAATTTTTGCCAACAACAGATAGAATGGATTATATTGCTGCAAGTTCAAATAATTATGCTTTTGCTTTGAGTGTTGAGAAGTTACTTGGAGTAAGTGTTCCTCGCAGGGCGCAAGTGATTAGAACAATGCTTTTGGAGCTTAATCGAATCATTTCTCATTTATTCTGGCTTGCCACGCACGCCCTTGATGTTGGAGCGATGAGTATTTTTCTTTATTGTTTTAGAGAGAGAGAATTTGGAATTGACTTGATTGAGGATTATTGTGGGGCTAGATTGACACATTCAAGTATTAGAATTGGGGGGGTTCCATTAGATTTGCCGCTAGATTGGTGTGATAAGCTTAAGGTATATTTGGATTCTTTGCCAAAACAAATTGCTTTGTATGAGGGGATTTTGAGTGAGAATCGTATTTGGAGGATGCGTTTAGAAAATGTGGGCGTTGTTAGTCCTGAAATGGCAAAGAGTTGGGGTCTTAGTGGAGTTATGCTGCGTGGTAGTGGAATAGAGTGGGATATACGAAAAGAAGAACCCTATGAGCTTTATAATGAATTGGAATTTGATATTCCAGTGAGTTATAGTAATGATAGCTATGGGCGTTATTTGCTTTATATGGAAGAAATGAGACAAAGCATTAGAATCTTGTATCAGTTGATTGAAAAATATAAAGAGACAGATTCTTTATTAATGTGTGAAGATGCGCGTTATTTTTCTGCACCAAAAGAGCAAATTATGACACAAAACTATTCATTAATGCAACATTTTGTTTTGGTAACACAAGGTATGCGTCCCCCTGTTGGTGAAGTATATGTGCCAACAGAATCGCCTAAAGGAGAGCTTGGATTTTTTATTAGATCTGAGGGAGAACCTTATCCTTATAGGGTAAAAATGCGAACTCCTAGCTTTTTTCATACTGGAGTTTTACAGGATTTATTGCCTGGACATTATTTGGCAGATGTGGTAACAATTATTGGTAATACAAATATTGTTTTTGGAGAGATTGACCGATGA